A single region of the Malus sylvestris chromosome 8, drMalSylv7.2, whole genome shotgun sequence genome encodes:
- the LOC126632452 gene encoding uncharacterized protein LOC126632452, with protein sequence MEKLSAGLSHLFMAIFLHNFATFMVIPAITDVTMSALCPGRDECSIAIYLTGFQQAIVGLGTLVMMPLVGNLSDKFGRKALLTLPMIFTIIPLGILGYSRSKSFFYVYFVAKTLTAMVCEGSVHCLALAYVADNVAEGRRASTFGVLSGISSCAYVCGTLFTRFLSTSTTFQVATVVAAVAVMYLRVFLPDSNIDKNLSAPLLSDEKITIKDSAETSSAEILQPAKTLPSLSDLISLLKTSTTFSQAAIVAFFSNLADVGLHASMLYFLKARFHFNKNQFADLMVISGVAGTVSQLVLMPLLAPALGEERLLSIGLLFSCLQMFLYGIAWSFWVPYAAAMFSIFYVFAHPCMRSIVSKQVGPSEQGKAQGCISGICSLANVISPIAFSPLTALFLSEKAPFNFPGFSLICVGFAAMIAFMQSVMIRAAPPLSSRRVSESCNHTEP encoded by the exons ATGGAAAAGCTTTCGGCAGGGTTGAGCCACCTCTTCATGGCAATCTTTCTGCACAACTTCGCCACGTTCATGGTGATCCCGGCCATCACCGACGTTACCATGTCTGCCCTTTGTCCCGGAAGAGATGAGTGCTCCATCGCCATCTACCTCACCGGATTTCAACAAGCG ATCGTAGGGCTGGGAACACTGGTGATGATGCCATTGGTTGGGAATCTCTCAGACAAGTTTGGAAGAAAAGCTTTGCTTACACTGCCAATGATCTTCACAATTATCCCTTTAG GGATATTGGGATATAGCAGGAGCAAGAGTTTCTTCTACGTCTACTTCGTGGCCAAAACTCTAACCGCCATGGTTTGTGAAGGCAGCGTTCATTGCCTCGCCCTTGCCTATGTG GCAGATAATGTGGCAGAAGGAAGGCGAGCCTCGACATTCGGAGTCCTATCGGGGATTAGTTCCTGTGCATATGTCTGCGGAACCCTCTTCACTCGTTTCCTCTCCACTTCCACTACTTTTCAG GTTGCGACGGTGGTGGCGGCTGTGGCAGTTATGTACCTGAGGGTTTTCCTACCGGATTCCAACATAGACAAGAATCTTTCCGCTCCGTTACTCTCAGATGAAAAGATCACAATTAAGGATTCAGCTGAGACTTCAAGTGCTGAGATATTGCAGCCAGCCAAAACATTGCCTTCCTTAAGTGATTTAATCTCCTTGTTGAAAACTAG CACAACGTTTTCGCAAGCTGCAATTGTTGCGTTTTTCAGTAATCTAGCGGATGTTGGCCTCCATGCTTCAATGTTG TACTTTCTAAAGGCGCGGTTTCACTTCAACAAGAATCAATTTGCTGACCTGATGGTTATTTCCGGGGTTGCAGGCACTGTTTCACAG CTGGTTCTCATGCCCTTGCTGGCTCCTGCTTTAGGAGAGGAGAGGCTACTTTCGATAGGCCTCCTTTTTAGCTGCCTACAA ATGTTTCTTTACGGCATTGCGTGGTCCTTCTGGGTGCCATATGCTGCTGCCATGTTCTCCATCTTTTATGTGTTTGCACATCCATGT ATGCGAAGCATTGTATCGAAACAAGTTGGACCGTCTGAGCAG GGGAAGGCTCAAGGGTGCATTTCAGGCATATGTTCACTTGCAAATGTTATATCTCCGATTGCTTTCTCCCCTCTCACAG CTTTGTTCCTGTCCGAAAAGGCGCCATTTAATTTCCCTGGCTTTAGTCTCATTTGCGTTGGATTTGCTGCG ATGATAGCCTTCATGCAAAGCGTGATGATAAGGGCGGCTCCTCCCCTCTCGAGCCGACGTGTCAGCGAAAGTTGCAATCACACGGAGCCCTAG
- the LOC126632453 gene encoding 24-methylenesterol C-methyltransferase 2: protein MDSLTLFCTGALLAGGIYWFVCILGPAERKGKRAVDLSGGSISAEKVQDSYDKYWSFFRRPKEIETAEKVPDFVDTFYNLVTDIYEWGWGQSFHFSPHIPGESHKDATRLHEEMAVDLIDVKPGDRILDVGCGVGGPMRAIAAHSRANVTGITINEYQVKRARLHNKKAGLDSLCEVVCGNFLEMPFPDNSFDGAYSIEATCHAPKLEEVYAEIFRVLKPGALYVSYEWVTTDKYKGEDAEHVEVIQGIERGDALPGLRSYTDIAETARKVGFEVVKEKDLAKPPAQPWWSRLKMGRIAYWRNHVLVTVLAAVGIAPKGTVDVHEMLFKTADFLTRGGETGIFSPMHMILCRKPDTPKSS, encoded by the coding sequence ATGGACTCTCTCACCCTCTTTTGTACGGGCGCTCTCCTCGCCGGCGGGATCTATTGGTTTGTCTGCATTCTCGGCCCCGCCGAGCGAAAGGGGAAGCGCGCCGTAGATCTCTCCGGTGGCTCCATATCCGCCGAGAAAGTTCAAGATAGCTACGACAAATATTGGTCCTTCTTCCGCCGCCCAAAAGAGATCGAAACGGCTGAGAAAGTCCCCGACTTTGTAGACACCTTTTACAACTTAGTCACCGATATTTATGAGTGGGGTTGGGGCCAGTCCTTCCACTTCTCCCCGCACATCCCCGGTGAGTCCCACAAAGACGCCACGCGCCTCCACGAGGAGATGGCCGTCGATCTCATCGATGTCAAACCCGGAGACCGAATTCTCGACGTCGGATGCGGCGTGGGTGGCCCTATGCGTGCCATCGCGGCCCACTCGCGGGCCAACGTCACAGGGATCACGATCAACGAGTACCAGGTGAAACGCGCGCGTCTGCACAACAAGAAGGCCGGCCTCGACTCGCTCTGCGAGGTCGTATGCGGGAACTTCCTCGAGATGCCGTTCCCGGATAACAGCTTCGACGGCGCGTACTCGATCGAGGCGACATGTCACGCGCCGAAGCTGGAGGAGGTGTACGCCGAGATCTTCCGGGTTCTGAAGCCGGGGGCTCTGTACGTGTCGTACGAGTGGGTGACGACAGACAAGTACAAGGGTGAGGACGCTGAACACGTGGAGGTCATTCAGGGAATCGAGAGAGGGGACGCCCTGCCGGGACTGAGGAGCTATACGGACATTGCGGAGACGGCGAGGAAGGTCGGGTTCGAGGTGGTGAAGGAGAAAGATCTGGCCAAGCCGCCGGCGCAGCCGTGGTGGAGTCGATTGAAGATGGGGAGGATCGCCTACTGGCGCAACCACGTTCTGGTGACGGTGCTCGCCGCCGTCGGAATTGCACCTAAAGGAACCGTGGATGTGCACGAGATGCTGTTCAAAACCGCCGACTTTTTGACCAGGGGCGGCGAAACCGGAATCTTTAGTCCGATGCACATGATTCTCTGCCGGAAGCCCGATACACCCAAATCATCTTAA
- the LOC126632455 gene encoding thioredoxin-like protein CDSP32, chloroplastic, which translates to MATITNFIAKPLSSSQFSIPRTSCYVGKGLSLVTKLKPLPTKLETKRNQFRNFTINARATTGTKEVRSDERVQRVHSIQEFDEALELAKNKLVVVEFAASDSAQSQKMYPFMVDLSRTCNDVEFLLVMGDESEDTRELCRRENIDKVPHFSFYKSMEKIHEEEGIDGDRLRGDVLYYGDNHSAVVQLHQKEDVEKLIEEHKVDSKLIVLDVGLKHCGPCVKVYPTVVKLSKKMSDTVVFARMNGDENDSCMQFLKDMEVVEVPTFLFIRDGEICGRYVGSGKGELIGEILRYQGVRVTY; encoded by the coding sequence ATGGCGACCATCACAAATTTCATAGCCAAACCACTTTCGTCATCTCAATTTTCAATCCCAAGAACAAGTTGTTATGTTGGTAAAGGTTTAAGTTTGGTGACGAAGCTTAAACCTTTACCTACAAAActtgaaacaaaaagaaaccaaTTCCGCAACTTCACCATCAACGCCAGAGCCACCACCGGCACTAAAGAGGTTCGAAGTGACGAGAGAGTTCAGCGAGTGCACAGCATCCAGGAATTCGACGAGGCCCTCGAGTTGGCCAAAAACAAGCTCGTTGTCGTCGAGTTTGCCGCCAGCGACAGCGCCCAGAGCCAAAAAATGTACCCTTTCATGGTCGACCTCAGCCGCACGTGTAACGACGTAGAGTTTTTATTGGTCATGGGTGACGAGTCGGAAGACACCCGAGAGCTCTGCAGGAGAGAGAACATCGACAAAGTTCCCCACTTCAGCTTCTACAAGAGCATGGAGAAGATTCACGAGGAGGAAGGAATAGACGGCGATCGGCTGAGGGGGGACGTGTTGTATTACGGCGACAACCACTCCGCGGTGGTTCAGCTGCATCAGAAGGAGGACGTAGAGAAGCTGATTGAGGAGCATAAGGTGGACAGCAAGCTGATTGTGCTTGACGTGGGGCTCAAGCATTGTGGGCCCTGTGTCAAGGTGTATCCGACGGTGGTGAAGCTGTCGAAGAAGATGTCGGACACGGTGGTGTTTGCGAGGATGAACGGCGATGAGAACGACAGCTGCATGCAGTTCCTCAAGGACATGGAGGTGGTGGAGGTGCCTACTTTCTTGTTCATTAGAGACGGTGAAATTTGTGGAAGATATGTGGGTTCTGGTAAAGGAGAGCTTATTGGTGAAATTCTGAGATACCAAGGAGTCCGCGTGACTTACTAG
- the LOC126632462 gene encoding plastocyanin-like — translation MAFVNPAAVAIPSFTGLKSAGAAKVKAAAKVSASPRQMCIVKSSLKDVGVAVAATAASAILASNAMAIEVLLGSDDGGLAFVPNSFSIAPGEKIVFKNNAGFPHNILFDEDEVPSGVDAGKISMSEEDLLNAPGETYAVTLTEKGSYSFYCSPHQGAGMVGKVTVN, via the coding sequence AACCCCGCCGCGGTTGCTATCCCATCATTCACCGGACTCAAATCCGCCGGCGCAGCCAAGGTTAAAGCTGCAGCTAAGGTCTCAGCCTCCCCAAGGCAGATGTGCATCGTCAAGTCATCCCTCAAGGATGTCGGTGTGGCCGTTGCCGCCACTGCCGCCAGTGCTATCCTCGCCAGTAATGCCATGGCCATTGAGGTCTTGCTAGGCAGCGATGACGGTGGCTTGGCCTTTGTCCCCAACAGCTTCTCCATCGCCCCCGGTGAGAAGATTGTGTTCAAGAACAATGCTGGATTCCCACACAACATTTTGTTTGACGAGGACGAGGTTCCCAGCGGTGTGGATGCTGGAAAAATCTCGATGAGCGAGGAGGACCTCCTGAATGCCCCCGGGGAAACCTACGCCGTCACCTTGACCGAAAAAGGTTCATACTCTTTCTACTGCTCTCCTCACCAGGGAGCTGGCATGGTCGGCAAAGTTACCGTTAACTAA